Proteins encoded by one window of Blautia luti:
- a CDS encoding DNA topoisomerase 3, giving the protein MQLVIAEKPSVARNIAKVLHATNVKDGYLEGKEYLVSWCIGHLIELASADQYRDDWKAWKYETLPMIPENWKYQIKESTKGQFRVLKELLHRADITEVICATDAGREGELIFRLVYNQAECKLPFKRLWISSMEEKAILEGFQQLKDGHEYDDLYYSAVARSEADWLVGINATRLFTVLYHHRLIVGRVQTPTLAMLVEREKSIENFQKEKYYLVHLLMDGLDAVSSRIKEKSAAVQMMEDMKDETAQILSVKKEKKKVQPPKLYDLTTLQRDANRLLGFTAQQTLDYTQSLYEKKLVTYPRTDSQYLTDDMEENALLVVGAVNSMFPEMSIKGSEPDIKRLLNSKKVSDHHAIIPTVEITNMDLKALPGGEKEILMLIASKLLCASEQEYIYESIKTEISCHGELFTASGKNVLQYGWKEVEERFFKSYGKNAENPEEEESDFPDIKMGQVFESVVVKFSEHFTAPPKHYTEDTLLSAMEHAGSSEMTEDAERKGLGTPATRAAIIEKLVEKGFIERKKKQILPTADGRNLIRILPEMIKSPKLTAEWENDLTLISRGQKNVEEFLFEIEKMVTKLVSDNGQPVEEYQKLFSDGRKEIGKCPRCGNKVYVGKRNYYCSGSDCSFTLWKNNRFFESQGKTLDEATVRKLLSEKQVHFKDLVSEKTKRKYEATIKMEVSETGNPKFQLIFPERKKGKKNEE; this is encoded by the coding sequence TTGCAGCTTGTAATTGCGGAAAAACCCAGCGTAGCCAGAAACATTGCGAAGGTGCTTCATGCCACAAACGTAAAAGATGGCTACCTGGAAGGAAAAGAATATCTGGTTTCCTGGTGTATTGGGCATTTGATTGAACTGGCTAGTGCGGATCAGTACCGGGATGACTGGAAAGCATGGAAATATGAAACACTTCCCATGATTCCGGAGAATTGGAAATATCAGATTAAAGAAAGTACCAAAGGGCAGTTTCGGGTTTTAAAGGAACTGCTTCACAGAGCAGATATCACAGAAGTTATATGTGCAACAGATGCAGGAAGAGAAGGGGAGTTGATTTTCCGTCTGGTATATAACCAGGCAGAATGTAAACTTCCCTTTAAAAGACTGTGGATTTCTTCCATGGAGGAAAAAGCAATTCTGGAAGGATTTCAGCAGCTGAAAGATGGACATGAATATGATGATCTTTATTATTCTGCAGTGGCGCGAAGTGAAGCAGACTGGCTGGTAGGAATTAATGCCACCAGACTGTTTACGGTACTGTATCACCATCGGTTGATTGTAGGTCGGGTGCAGACACCTACACTTGCAATGCTGGTGGAACGGGAAAAGAGCATCGAGAACTTCCAGAAAGAGAAGTATTATCTGGTTCATCTTCTGATGGATGGATTGGATGCTGTAAGCAGCCGGATAAAAGAGAAAAGTGCTGCCGTTCAGATGATGGAGGATATGAAGGATGAAACTGCACAGATTCTTTCAGTAAAGAAAGAGAAGAAAAAGGTACAGCCGCCGAAATTATATGATCTGACCACATTACAGAGGGATGCAAATCGTCTTCTTGGATTTACGGCACAGCAAACCTTGGACTATACCCAAAGCCTTTATGAGAAGAAACTGGTGACGTATCCAAGGACGGATAGCCAATATCTTACAGATGATATGGAAGAAAATGCTCTTCTGGTTGTCGGGGCAGTAAATAGTATGTTTCCTGAAATGTCAATAAAGGGTTCAGAACCAGATATAAAGAGACTTTTGAACAGTAAAAAGGTATCAGATCATCATGCAATTATACCAACGGTAGAAATTACAAACATGGATTTAAAAGCACTTCCGGGTGGAGAAAAGGAAATTCTCATGCTGATTGCATCAAAGTTATTATGTGCATCGGAACAGGAATACATATATGAGAGTATTAAGACTGAAATTTCCTGTCATGGAGAACTGTTTACTGCATCTGGAAAGAATGTTCTCCAATATGGATGGAAAGAAGTGGAAGAACGGTTCTTTAAATCATATGGGAAAAATGCAGAAAATCCAGAAGAGGAGGAAAGTGATTTTCCAGATATAAAAATGGGACAGGTATTTGAAAGTGTTGTTGTAAAATTTAGTGAACATTTTACAGCACCGCCGAAGCATTATACGGAGGATACACTTCTTAGTGCCATGGAACACGCTGGTAGCTCGGAAATGACAGAAGACGCAGAGAGAAAAGGTCTTGGGACTCCGGCTACCAGGGCGGCGATTATTGAGAAGCTGGTCGAGAAAGGTTTTATTGAGCGTAAAAAGAAGCAGATATTACCGACAGCAGATGGAAGAAATCTGATCAGGATTCTTCCGGAAATGATCAAATCACCAAAACTTACAGCAGAATGGGAAAATGATCTGACACTGATTTCCAGAGGCCAGAAAAATGTAGAAGAATTTCTCTTCGAAATTGAAAAAATGGTTACCAAATTGGTAAGTGATAATGGACAGCCAGTGGAAGAATACCAGAAACTATTTTCAGATGGTCGGAAAGAAATTGGAAAATGCCCAAGATGCGGCAATAAGGTTTATGTGGGAAAGAGAAATTATTATTGTTCAGGAAGTGATTGCAGTTTTACTTTATGGAAAAATAACCGATTTTTTGAGAGTCAGGGAAAAACACTTGATGAAGCAACTGTCAGGAAGCTGCTGAGTGAGAAGCAGGTGCATTTCAAAGATCTGGTATCAGAGAAAACAAAAAGGAAGTATGAAGCAACTATAAAGATGGAGGTTTCAGAAACCGGAAATCCAAAGTTTCAGTTGATTTTCCCGGAACGGAAGAAAGGAAAAAAGAATGAAGAATAA
- a CDS encoding CD1107 family mobile element protein, which translates to MKKFHKRAAVFLTAATLAGLPAGAFFYSSPGSLTVWADNVEVESSEESSPEDVDFSDGSEAEILADPVEQAQEDAGNDVTETPEVGIIFTEPEGWQTDTATVKIQVEDTKNTGAFSIAKVEARLSENGGWSDITGNMEVSISSNCSVYVRVTDQNGNTYEQNRYIECFDKTKPTIIAAAKNGILIVQGVDAESGIAALYVNGNEFTELTNNTLNVRLQKADTSYEYFTLQAKDKAGNMSEIYKVGNPYYENPDAVKENTEVSGTEQNAASLPADGTASKPTSATATVTEHQTTNETATAPTEPENTGNETDTEADTGRVQGESSASGMTTGTVQDKGGKEFYTIKTKSDKVFYLIVDKDKTDENVYLLTEVGENDLLNFTDTNMVTLPQNQAIAESALPLETEKLTDTPEPEVTIIPEEKEEPEKKSNNSGTILLMLLVLAGVCGAYYYWKFMKGRNTSFDYEEDEDDDEEEEDTIREDDEELEEYEMEGEVEDEESEE; encoded by the coding sequence ATGAAGAAATTTCATAAAAGAGCAGCTGTATTTTTAACCGCAGCTACGTTAGCAGGACTTCCGGCAGGAGCTTTCTTTTATAGTTCGCCCGGAAGTCTGACTGTATGGGCAGATAATGTAGAAGTGGAATCATCAGAAGAAAGCAGCCCGGAAGATGTTGATTTTTCAGATGGATCAGAAGCTGAAATTCTTGCAGATCCAGTGGAACAGGCACAGGAAGATGCAGGAAATGATGTGACGGAAACACCAGAAGTAGGGATTATCTTTACAGAACCCGAAGGCTGGCAGACAGATACGGCAACCGTAAAAATTCAAGTGGAAGATACAAAGAATACAGGTGCTTTTTCTATTGCAAAAGTAGAAGCAAGACTTTCAGAAAATGGAGGATGGTCAGACATAACCGGAAATATGGAAGTATCCATCTCTTCTAATTGTAGTGTTTATGTGAGAGTTACCGATCAGAATGGAAATACTTATGAGCAGAATCGTTACATAGAGTGTTTTGATAAAACCAAACCAACTATTATTGCGGCTGCGAAGAATGGGATACTGATCGTGCAGGGAGTTGATGCGGAATCGGGAATTGCTGCTTTGTATGTCAATGGAAATGAATTCACAGAACTGACGAATAATACGTTAAATGTCCGTTTGCAAAAAGCGGATACTTCCTATGAATACTTTACCCTGCAGGCAAAAGACAAAGCAGGAAATATGTCAGAGATCTATAAAGTAGGAAACCCTTATTATGAAAATCCAGATGCAGTAAAAGAGAATACAGAGGTTTCCGGAACGGAGCAGAATGCAGCTTCTTTGCCAGCCGATGGAACTGCAAGTAAGCCCACCAGTGCTACGGCAACCGTAACGGAACATCAGACAACGAACGAGACTGCTACTGCACCAACAGAACCAGAAAACACAGGAAATGAAACGGATACAGAAGCAGATACCGGACGGGTGCAGGGAGAAAGTTCTGCTTCCGGCATGACAACAGGAACAGTTCAGGACAAAGGGGGAAAGGAATTTTATACGATCAAGACAAAAAGTGATAAGGTTTTTTATCTGATTGTAGATAAGGATAAAACGGATGAAAATGTTTATCTTCTTACAGAGGTAGGCGAAAATGATCTTTTGAACTTTACGGATACCAACATGGTCACACTTCCACAGAACCAGGCTATTGCAGAATCCGCACTGCCACTTGAAACAGAGAAGCTCACAGATACACCGGAACCAGAAGTTACGATCATACCGGAAGAAAAGGAAGAACCTGAGAAGAAAAGCAATAATTCCGGCACGATTTTATTAATGCTGCTGGTTCTGGCAGGAGTTTGTGGTGCTTACTATTATTGGAAATTTATGAAAGGAAGAAATACTTCTTTTGATTATGAAGAGGACGAGGACGACGATGAGGAGGAAGAAGATACAATTCGTGAGGATGATGAAGAATTAGAAGAATATGAAATGGAAGGTGAAGTAGAAGACGAAGAATCAGAGGAATAA
- a CDS encoding DUF4315 family protein: MNIERIKEELARTYVKIEKLQKKARDLEEQKKQAEDMEYLKIIRSNGVSAEELQLMIDISKEEQKKILETREKEQTENEEIS, from the coding sequence TTGAACATTGAACGAATAAAAGAAGAACTTGCAAGAACCTACGTTAAGATTGAAAAGCTACAGAAAAAAGCAAGGGATCTGGAAGAACAGAAGAAACAGGCAGAGGATATGGAGTATCTGAAAATTATCCGAAGCAATGGAGTTTCCGCAGAGGAACTTCAGTTGATGATTGATATCAGCAAGGAGGAACAAAAAAAGATATTGGAAACCAGAGAAAAGGAGCAGACAGAAAATGAAGAAATTTCATAA
- a CDS encoding CD1108 family mobile element protein, whose product MGKQKYTAKEKKVSRMTRNGLVEENLATKETRKVTNSDQELPYKQKDVEQAFITSEKKKNSHKKAEKKQFSEKVQEGNPAKKEEAANSPPGKRKTQGRYRYRDKPAGVSVDSAVEIRERKEKHRSQYQRQKKKQQRLQFGKLETDGSLKKEKKTSAETDGGHFQAEKNDVSTNRKKGKQKYSRKTIKTYQEVDKAARKLEAERQNQVPKDSVYTKKTNEEQKAKIKYHLYFDKKTGKTDGKKKTLSSVPKKALKNAVYQKAGEDEEENSAVDAAHKLVRSGEWILQEHSSRNIRKNRSQIHKENRLEQRAWKSASRYQYQKYLEEHPEMQKKLIRKLIQKQRIKREYQMAYRAGKIAKETKDTSIRSVNLATKIARKAQEVFVRNVTTLISMGLLLILLLSVMTGFASCSAMFSNGISTVIASSYIADPDEIEKAELYYTQLEASLQQKINQMEARYPGKDEYRYNIGEIGHDPHTLISYLTARYGDFKFDEIKGELETIFSLQYGITVEEKSETRQETSTIQVGQSLGNVVTSGYCNCPICCGVWSGGPTASGAMPQANHTLAVDAANPFLPMGTKVVMNGIEYTVEDTGNFAQYGVQFDVYYDNHAVAEAHGHQTWECFLAEGNQNSVEVTRTVTADVLNVSVQAKPLRSVILSRMEEDEQEIYEEVYSNRGNLQTYKTPVELNWYAYISTYYGYSVNNGTGQTQLHRGVTVNVRQGTEVKSAMNGFVVDVGYSGTFGNYVVTQDKKGVQIKYAYLQSISVANGQEVTTDTVIGTTGSTGSATGSQLYLELVKDGEYYNPVFYISTGDSGLYGGGGSYDDETVRRLFAEADKYLGMPYVWGGSSPETSFDCSGFVSYVFTNSGVCNMGRLTAQGIYDICMPVSPEEARPGDIIFFTGTYDAGEPVTHVGIYAGDGQMIHCGNPIQYTSINSAYWQSHFYAFGRP is encoded by the coding sequence TTGGGAAAACAAAAATATACGGCGAAAGAGAAGAAAGTCAGCCGTATGACCAGAAATGGTCTGGTTGAGGAAAATCTTGCAACAAAGGAGACCAGAAAAGTTACAAACAGCGATCAGGAGTTGCCTTATAAACAGAAGGATGTAGAACAGGCATTTATTACTTCTGAAAAGAAGAAAAACTCTCATAAAAAAGCTGAAAAGAAACAATTTTCCGAAAAAGTTCAGGAGGGAAATCCTGCCAAAAAAGAAGAGGCTGCAAACAGTCCTCCGGGAAAACGAAAAACACAGGGACGGTACAGATACCGGGACAAGCCTGCAGGTGTATCTGTGGATTCAGCGGTAGAAATACGTGAGCGCAAAGAAAAACACAGGAGCCAGTATCAGCGACAGAAAAAGAAACAGCAGAGACTGCAGTTTGGAAAACTGGAGACAGATGGAAGTCTGAAGAAAGAAAAGAAAACTTCGGCTGAAACAGATGGAGGACATTTTCAGGCAGAGAAGAATGATGTTTCTACAAACCGAAAAAAAGGAAAGCAGAAATATAGCCGAAAAACAATAAAAACTTATCAGGAAGTGGATAAGGCTGCAAGAAAACTGGAAGCTGAAAGGCAGAACCAAGTCCCGAAAGATTCTGTTTATACCAAGAAAACAAATGAGGAACAGAAGGCAAAGATAAAGTATCATTTATATTTCGACAAAAAAACAGGGAAAACGGATGGTAAAAAGAAAACATTGTCTTCTGTTCCAAAGAAAGCATTAAAAAATGCAGTATATCAGAAAGCAGGCGAAGACGAAGAGGAAAACAGTGCTGTAGATGCAGCACATAAGCTGGTGCGTTCAGGTGAGTGGATATTACAGGAACATAGCAGTCGAAATATCCGGAAGAACCGCAGTCAGATACATAAAGAAAACCGTTTAGAGCAAAGAGCCTGGAAGAGTGCATCCAGGTATCAATATCAGAAATATCTGGAAGAACATCCAGAGATGCAGAAAAAGCTGATCAGAAAATTAATACAGAAGCAGAGGATTAAGCGAGAGTATCAGATGGCATACCGGGCTGGGAAGATTGCAAAAGAAACAAAAGACACCTCAATCCGGTCAGTAAATCTTGCTACTAAAATTGCAAGAAAGGCACAGGAAGTATTTGTAAGAAATGTAACTACTCTGATCTCAATGGGGTTGTTATTGATTTTGCTTCTTTCCGTAATGACAGGATTTGCTTCCTGTTCGGCTATGTTTTCTAATGGAATTTCTACGGTAATCGCTTCCAGTTACATTGCGGATCCGGACGAAATTGAAAAAGCAGAGTTGTATTATACGCAGTTGGAAGCCAGTCTTCAACAGAAAATAAACCAGATGGAAGCCCGGTATCCAGGAAAAGATGAATACAGATATAACATTGGTGAAATCGGCCATGATCCCCATACATTGATCAGTTATCTGACTGCCAGGTATGGGGATTTTAAGTTTGATGAGATAAAAGGAGAACTGGAAACAATTTTTTCTTTACAGTACGGAATCACCGTAGAGGAAAAAAGTGAAACCCGGCAGGAAACATCTACAATACAGGTAGGGCAGTCATTGGGAAATGTTGTGACCAGTGGATACTGTAACTGTCCTATCTGCTGTGGCGTGTGGAGTGGAGGACCAACTGCTTCAGGGGCAATGCCACAGGCTAATCATACGCTTGCGGTTGATGCTGCAAACCCATTTCTTCCAATGGGGACGAAAGTAGTGATGAATGGGATTGAGTACACCGTAGAAGATACTGGAAACTTTGCCCAGTATGGTGTCCAGTTTGATGTTTATTATGATAATCACGCAGTAGCTGAGGCACATGGTCATCAGACCTGGGAATGTTTTCTGGCAGAGGGCAATCAGAACTCTGTGGAAGTTACCCGTACAGTAACTGCAGATGTACTGAATGTTTCTGTTCAGGCAAAACCGCTTAGAAGTGTTATTCTGTCCAGAATGGAAGAGGATGAGCAGGAAATTTATGAAGAGGTCTATTCCAACAGAGGAAATTTACAGACATATAAAACTCCGGTTGAGTTAAACTGGTATGCCTATATCAGTACCTATTATGGGTATTCTGTAAACAATGGAACCGGGCAGACACAACTTCACAGAGGTGTGACGGTTAATGTACGACAGGGAACAGAAGTGAAGTCAGCGATGAATGGTTTTGTTGTAGATGTAGGATATAGCGGAACTTTTGGAAATTATGTAGTTACGCAGGATAAAAAAGGTGTGCAGATTAAATACGCTTATCTGCAGAGCATTTCGGTAGCAAATGGTCAGGAAGTAACAACAGATACTGTAATTGGTACAACGGGAAGTACAGGAAGTGCAACCGGAAGCCAGTTATATTTGGAACTGGTCAAAGATGGGGAATATTATAATCCTGTTTTTTATATCAGTACCGGAGATAGCGGGCTGTATGGTGGAGGCGGCAGTTATGATGATGAGACTGTGCGGAGATTATTTGCGGAAGCAGACAAATATCTTGGTATGCCGTATGTATGGGGCGGTTCCAGCCCGGAGACTTCTTTTGACTGTTCTGGTTTTGTAAGCTATGTGTTTACCAATTCGGGTGTCTGCAATATGGGAAGACTTACTGCACAGGGAATTTATGACATTTGTATGCCTGTATCACCAGAAGAAGCAAGGCCAGGAGATATTATCTTTTTCACTGGGACGTATGATGCGGGAGAGCCGGTTACCCACGTAGGAATTTATGCCGGAGATGGACAGATGATCCATTGTGGAAATCCAATTCAGTATACGTCCATTAATTCTGCATACTGGCAGTCTCATTTTTATGCTTTTGGCAGGCCATAA
- a CDS encoding VirB4-like conjugal transfer ATPase, CD1110 family translates to MIKAENQKKRKPFTAQDTIPYKEIYKDGICRTDDNYYSKMVQFYDINYQLAQNDDKAAIFENYCEFLNSFDSSVEVQITFLNQQVNFDEYAKNIDIPEQDDCFNDIRKEYSDMLKMQLSKGNNGLVKTKYITFSIKADNLRNAKSRLERIEASVLNNFKVMGAMAEPLNGVERLKILHDVMNMDTKESFHFHYGMVAKTGLQTKDFIAPTGFDFRNDSYFRMGQTFGCVSYLQITSPELTDKLLADLLDLEENLIINMHLRPIDPKAAIKSLKSTLSNIQKMKIEEQKKAVRSGYDMDIIPTDISTYGEDVEGLLNEIQSRNEKLFELTFLLMNTADNKRKLDNIVYQTAGIAQKYNCNIRRLQYQQEQGLVASLPLGMNQTGIQRIMTTTSTAIFVPFTTQELFQGGEALYYGLNALSNNLIMVDRKRLKTPNGLILGTPGSGKSFATKREILNVFLITDDDIIICDPEGEYFPLVNALNGEVIKISAKSNDYINPMEVNLDVIYHPEKYRINGDVEDIDTIIADKAEFITSFCEVIMKKPQNAELNGDEVSMIDLCVKDIYKKYLYNDPKPENMPTLQDFYERLNFYAPDKSAAQNIANSLQLYVTGSQNVFNHRSNVDTQNRVVCFDIRELGTTLRKAGMLIVQHMVWTRVSQNRSRRKSTRYYVDEFHLLLNQPQTANYSIEMWKRFRKWGGIITGISQNVTDFLGSLAVESIVGNSDFILMLNQHSGDQKILAEKLNISKHQISFVNNSNAGEGLLFYGNVIIPFADRYPQDTRTYALMSTKPDEIQT, encoded by the coding sequence ATGATCAAAGCGGAGAATCAGAAGAAGAGGAAGCCTTTTACAGCGCAGGATACGATTCCATATAAGGAAATATATAAGGATGGTATCTGCAGGACAGATGATAACTATTATTCAAAGATGGTGCAGTTTTACGATATAAATTACCAGTTAGCGCAGAATGATGATAAAGCGGCTATTTTTGAGAACTATTGTGAGTTCCTGAATTCATTTGACAGCTCTGTTGAGGTACAAATTACATTTCTTAATCAACAGGTGAATTTTGATGAGTATGCAAAAAATATTGATATTCCAGAGCAGGATGACTGTTTCAATGATATTCGGAAAGAATATTCGGATATGTTGAAAATGCAGCTTTCCAAAGGAAATAATGGGCTTGTAAAAACAAAATATATTACATTTTCCATTAAGGCGGATAATCTGCGAAATGCAAAATCCAGGCTGGAGAGAATTGAAGCCAGTGTATTGAATAATTTTAAGGTGATGGGAGCCATGGCAGAGCCTTTAAATGGGGTAGAACGTCTGAAAATTCTGCATGATGTGATGAATATGGACACAAAAGAATCTTTCCATTTCCATTATGGGATGGTTGCAAAAACAGGTCTGCAGACAAAAGACTTTATTGCACCTACCGGATTTGATTTTCGCAATGACAGCTATTTTCGGATGGGACAGACTTTTGGATGCGTGTCATATTTACAGATTACATCACCAGAACTTACGGATAAACTGCTGGCAGATCTGCTGGATCTGGAAGAGAATCTTATCATCAATATGCACCTGCGTCCAATTGATCCCAAGGCAGCTATTAAAAGCCTGAAAAGTACGCTGTCAAATATTCAGAAAATGAAAATTGAAGAACAGAAGAAAGCGGTCAGAAGCGGATATGATATGGATATTATTCCAACGGACATTTCTACATACGGAGAGGATGTGGAGGGATTGCTCAATGAAATCCAGTCCAGGAATGAGAAACTTTTTGAACTTACTTTTTTGCTGATGAATACAGCGGACAATAAGAGAAAACTGGACAATATTGTGTATCAGACTGCAGGAATCGCCCAGAAATATAATTGCAATATACGGAGACTTCAATATCAGCAGGAACAGGGACTTGTGGCATCACTACCACTGGGAATGAACCAGACTGGAATACAGAGAATTATGACTACGACTTCTACAGCAATCTTTGTTCCGTTTACCACACAGGAACTTTTCCAAGGCGGTGAAGCTCTTTACTATGGCTTAAATGCACTGTCAAACAATCTCATTATGGTGGATCGGAAACGATTGAAAACACCTAACGGCCTGATTTTGGGTACTCCTGGTTCCGGTAAGAGTTTTGCAACGAAAAGAGAAATTCTCAATGTTTTCCTGATTACAGACGATGACATTATTATCTGTGACCCGGAGGGAGAATATTTTCCGCTGGTAAATGCCTTAAATGGTGAAGTTATTAAAATCAGTGCAAAAAGTAATGATTACATCAATCCTATGGAAGTGAACCTGGATGTTATTTATCATCCGGAGAAATACAGGATTAATGGCGATGTGGAGGATATTGATACCATTATTGCTGATAAAGCAGAGTTTATCACATCTTTCTGCGAGGTCATTATGAAGAAACCTCAAAATGCAGAATTAAATGGTGATGAGGTTTCCATGATTGACCTGTGTGTAAAAGACATTTATAAAAAATATCTTTACAATGATCCAAAACCGGAAAATATGCCGACTTTGCAGGATTTCTATGAACGTCTGAACTTTTATGCACCAGATAAATCAGCAGCACAGAACATTGCCAACAGTCTGCAGCTGTATGTAACAGGATCGCAGAATGTATTTAACCATCGAAGTAATGTCGATACGCAGAACAGAGTGGTATGCTTTGATATCCGGGAACTTGGAACCACACTACGAAAAGCAGGGATGTTGATTGTCCAGCATATGGTTTGGACAAGAGTATCACAGAACCGCAGTCGCAGGAAATCAACCCGTTATTATGTGGATGAATTTCACCTTTTGCTGAACCAGCCACAGACTGCTAATTATTCTATTGAAATGTGGAAGAGATTTCGTAAGTGGGGTGGAATCATTACAGGAATCAGTCAGAATGTAACAGATTTTCTTGGCTCTCTGGCAGTAGAAAGTATTGTGGGAAACAGTGATTTTATCCTGATGTTAAATCAGCACAGCGGGGATCAGAAGATCCTTGCGGAGAAATTGAATATTTCCAAACATCAGATTTCTTTTGTAAATAACAGTAATGCAGGAGAAGGGCTGCTTTTTTACGGAAATGTAATCATACCTTTTGCAGACAGATATCCGCAGGATACCAGAACCTATGCTTTGATGAGTACTAAACCGGATGAGATTCAGACTTAA
- a CDS encoding PrgI family protein gives MAYVPVPKDFSKIKTKLALNLTKRQIICFFLAGICGVPVYLLTKAGLGTDVAATLMIIVMLPFFFFAMYEKDGFPAEKILLHIIRQKFLRPGIRVYRSQNLYDRIIEYDKLEKEGAWLEKKAKEAREARNPFHFLKKADRKK, from the coding sequence ATGGCATATGTTCCAGTGCCGAAAGATTTTTCAAAAATAAAGACAAAATTAGCACTGAATTTAACTAAAAGACAAATTATATGTTTTTTTCTGGCAGGAATTTGTGGTGTTCCGGTCTATTTGCTGACAAAAGCAGGACTGGGAACAGATGTGGCAGCAACGCTTATGATCATAGTGATGCTGCCATTTTTCTTTTTTGCAATGTATGAAAAGGATGGATTTCCAGCAGAGAAAATATTGCTTCACATTATCCGGCAGAAATTTTTAAGACCTGGAATCAGGGTCTATCGTTCCCAAAACTTATATGACCGGATTATAGAGTACGATAAATTAGAGAAAGAGGGTGCATGGCTTGAGAAAAAGGCAAAAGAAGCCAGGGAAGCGAGAAATCCGTTCCATTTCCTTAAAAAAGCAGACCGAAAAAAATAA
- a CDS encoding VirB6/TrbL-like conjugal transfer protein, CD1112 family, which produces MGGITEKITEFIKDLLTGWITSNLDTMFTDVNTKVETIAAEVGKTPQNWNSGIFSMIKNLSDNVIVPIAGMIITFVLCYELISMIMEKNNMHDTDTFMFFKYIFKMWVAVYLVTHTFDIAMAIFDVANHVVSNAGGMITGSASIDVTEALKTLLETQIEDMGIGELLGLGLETMLVSLCLKIISVLITVILYGRMIEIYLYVSVAPIPFSTFTNREWGSIGNNYVKALLALGFQGFFMMVCVAIYAVLVNAITVADNLHTAIWSVAAYTVILCFSLFKTSSLAKSIFNAH; this is translated from the coding sequence ATGGGTGGAATAACCGAAAAAATAACAGAGTTCATAAAGGATCTGCTAACAGGCTGGATCACATCAAACCTGGATACCATGTTCACTGATGTAAATACCAAAGTAGAAACGATTGCTGCGGAGGTTGGGAAAACACCCCAAAATTGGAACAGTGGCATTTTTTCCATGATAAAAAATCTGTCGGATAATGTCATTGTCCCCATTGCGGGGATGATTATTACATTTGTACTGTGTTATGAACTGATTTCCATGATTATGGAAAAAAACAATATGCACGATACGGATACGTTTATGTTTTTCAAATACATTTTCAAGATGTGGGTAGCGGTATATCTTGTTACTCATACTTTTGATATTGCGATGGCAATTTTTGATGTAGCGAATCATGTGGTATCCAATGCTGGCGGTATGATAACCGGTTCCGCATCTATTGATGTTACAGAAGCATTGAAAACGCTTCTTGAAACGCAGATTGAAGATATGGGAATCGGAGAATTACTGGGGCTTGGTCTGGAAACGATGCTGGTCAGTTTATGTCTAAAAATCATATCAGTCCTGATTACCGTCATTTTATATGGACGAATGATAGAAATATATCTTTATGTCTCTGTGGCACCTATTCCGTTTTCAACATTTACGAACAGGGAATGGGGAAGTATTGGAAATAATTACGTGAAGGCATTATTAGCGTTGGGATTCCAGGGATTTTTTATGATGGTATGTGTTGCGATTTATGCAGTTCTGGTAAATGCTATTACAGTTGCGGATAATCTTCATACAGCTATCTGGTCAGTTGCAGCATATACAGTTATTTTATGTTTCAGCCTGTTTAAGACCAGTTCCCTGGCAAAATCAATCTTCAATGCACATTAG
- a CDS encoding Maff2 family mobile element protein, protein MAFFTTAITTLKTLVCAIGAGLAAWGVINLLEGYGTDNPGAKSQGIKQLMAGGGIVLIGINLIPQLATLFG, encoded by the coding sequence ATGGCATTTTTTACAACGGCAATTACGACCTTAAAAACATTGGTTTGTGCGATCGGAGCCGGACTTGCAGCCTGGGGAGTGATCAATCTGCTGGAAGGATATGGAACGGACAATCCGGGTGCAAAGTCACAAGGAATAAAACAGTTGATGGCGGGCGGTGGCATCGTACTGATTGGAATAAACCTGATTCCACAGCTTGCAACTTTGTTTGGATAA